Proteins encoded within one genomic window of Formosa agariphila KMM 3901:
- a CDS encoding ABC transporter permease, translating into MNFPLYIAKRYLRSKSSNNAINFITIIAAIGVILGAASLFIVLSGFSGLKVFTLQFSSIIDPDLKAVPKSGKSFMLSSSQFKAMNNLDGVASYSKIIEERVILAYDGKNFPAFIKGVDENYNQVNAIDSVIIQGSWLRPNTDQMVAGWGVSNHLSLGVLDYGKSVTIYVPKPGTGQITSTKSAFNAIHCVNVGLFDINESLNETYIYTAFEKSRELLSYKQNQVSALEFKLNPNIDEDLIKPQLQAILGESVLIKNRVQLNDALYKMLNTENLAVYLIFTLVLIIALFNVIGSIVMMILDKKKTLSTLYKLGASVKDIRRIFFFQGSLMSIFGGIVGLILGLIIVGLQQAFSLVMITPSLPYPVAITIPNIIVVLLTISVLGIIASKIASVRISKSLIKTI; encoded by the coding sequence TTGAATTTTCCGCTGTATATTGCCAAACGTTATTTGCGCTCTAAAAGCAGTAACAATGCCATTAATTTTATAACTATTATTGCTGCTATAGGTGTTATTCTAGGAGCAGCTTCTTTATTTATTGTCCTTTCTGGATTTTCTGGTCTAAAGGTTTTTACATTACAATTTTCTAGTATTATAGACCCCGATTTAAAGGCTGTACCTAAATCTGGAAAATCGTTTATGCTATCTTCTAGTCAATTTAAAGCCATGAATAATTTAGACGGTGTAGCATCCTATTCTAAAATTATTGAAGAACGTGTTATTCTAGCTTACGATGGTAAAAATTTCCCCGCATTTATTAAAGGTGTCGACGAAAATTACAATCAGGTAAACGCTATCGATTCTGTTATTATTCAAGGGAGTTGGTTACGTCCAAATACAGATCAAATGGTTGCCGGGTGGGGTGTTTCTAATCATTTATCGCTTGGTGTTTTAGATTACGGGAAATCGGTTACCATTTATGTACCGAAACCAGGAACAGGACAAATAACCTCAACAAAAAGCGCATTTAATGCCATACATTGTGTAAATGTTGGTTTGTTTGATATTAATGAATCTTTAAACGAAACGTATATATACACAGCATTCGAAAAATCTCGTGAACTTTTAAGTTATAAGCAAAATCAAGTTTCAGCTTTAGAATTTAAATTGAACCCTAATATAGACGAAGATTTAATTAAACCTCAACTACAAGCTATTTTAGGTGAAAGTGTACTTATTAAAAACCGTGTTCAGTTAAATGATGCGCTTTATAAAATGTTGAATACAGAAAATCTAGCCGTGTATTTAATCTTCACCTTAGTTTTAATTATTGCACTTTTTAATGTGATTGGCTCTATAGTCATGATGATTTTAGACAAAAAGAAAACATTAAGTACACTTTATAAGCTAGGAGCTTCTGTAAAAGATATACGACGCATATTTTTCTTTCAAGGAAGTTTAATGTCTATTTTCGGCGGTATTGTAGGCTTAATACTTGGACTTATAATTGTTGGCTTACAACAAGCCTTTTCTTTAGTTATGATTACGCCTAGCCTACCTTATCCTGTGGCAATTACTATTCCGAATATTATTGTTGTATTACTAACAATTTCTGTTTTAGGAATCATCGCTTCAAAAATTGCTTCGGTTCGGATTTCGAAATCTTTAATTAAAACGATTTAA